Part of the Haliotis asinina isolate JCU_RB_2024 chromosome 8, JCU_Hal_asi_v2, whole genome shotgun sequence genome is shown below.
ttAATTTAAACACTGTTAAGATCCAGTAACTGCGGCTCCAACAACTACTGCTTCTTCAACAACGACAGCTGCAACAACAACTACACTTCCATCCACCACTGGGGCTCCGACAACCACCACAGCTGCAACATCTACCACTACAACAACCACTACAACAACCACTACAACAACCACCAAGcctacaactacaacacctaccaccacaacatccaccactaccaccaccaccaccacaacgaccaccactacaacaaccaccactaccactacaaccaccactaccaccaccacaactacagCACCCACCACAACGACGACAACAGCAGCCCCGGTAACTGGACCAGTAACTTACATATACCATAACGTCAAAAAAAGTTGGACTGCCGCTCGTGCGACATGCATACAGAATGGAGGTGACATGGCGTCACTGGACACGCAGGAGAGGTTCGACGCAATGGAGGCCTTCCTAGACGGTGAGCATACGGGCATCGTTTTGCGGAATTATTTACTATCCGAGATGGCCTTTAACTATATCTCGCTACTTATCAGCCAATAGGTATGGAGATACAGGACTATTTCTCGATATGCAGGAAGAAATGAAGGTCATCAGTGTAGTGCATACCTATAGAAATTGATGAAATCCTAGAAACGCTTTTGGGACTTGTTAGACTTCACCTTGGATTACGTTGTGGAATTCTTTTCATAAGTACGACTGTACCCATACGTATGgtcgtctcctattctcgccgGTTTCCTGTTCTCTCGGTAAACACGTTTTCTGCCGAGATCGCCGATGCGTGATACTTCgtggttgtttacatcactgaccggtaactaggaagtggcacaagtctgtgaattatcaaaattttgcaacGTAACGAATGTTCGTTAGTTTTTATAACCAACTTGAAACAATTGTAACTTTTTCCCGCCCTTTCCGACAGGATTCCCATTCCTTACACTTAATAATGTTACTTCCTAGTCATGCCGCAAGAATAGGAAACTCCTCGCTAAGTCATCGGCCTTGTTTCTCATCGAGCGCAAGAGTGTTGATACATCTGATGGATCAAACAATACTTATTGATAGATGCATATGTTAGAAGGGGTCTCTtcaattaaaaacaacaagcattcatACAATAAGAACTGTTTGTAGTATTTTTCCAGCCAGTATCCGTAAGTACAGCGAGAATAGGAAACGCCAGTATATATAATCTGATTGTCATAACAGGTTGCTATCTGTGGTTGCCAACTTTGCCGTTAACTTACATGACGCAGTGATGACTATTAACATCTCGTTCTCTTTAAATTTCAATCTTTCTTTCAAGCGAGAAAAGCGTCAGGAAGCGGCCTTGCAAACAGTGTGTGGGTGGGAATCAACCGAAATAGCGCTGACGGAAAACTCTACTGGACTAACGGTGCTCTCATGGACGAAAGCGACATATGGGCCTCAGGGCATCCAAAGAGTGGCGACGGTTGCGGATATACGTCCCCTTTCTCTGGGATGGTATACAGAACCAC
Proteins encoded:
- the LOC137294165 gene encoding zinc metalloproteinase nas-34-like, which translates into the protein MDVKKNCPLSILISVVSIPLALANGDVRFGYFGRIEGFNDYVVKTSALWSRKTAGRVSSCVLACMGDLNCRSVFYNTASADCTGHSTVYTTSSLATAEVGTIYFENKTPANPVTAAPTTTASSTTTAATTTTLPTTTTTTTTTTTAPTTTTTTAAPVTGPVTYIYHNVKKSWTAARATCIQNGGDMASLDTQERFDAMEAFLDARKASGSGLANSVWVGINRNSADGKLYWTNGALMDESDIWASGHPKSGDGCGYTSPFSGMVYRTTQCSWSGKFLCQIPA